The Longimicrobium sp. genomic interval TCGTCGGTGACCAGCACGCGGAAGCGCGGCCCGTCCGTCATCCCAGCACCTCTTCGATCTCCGCCAGCAGCGCGTCCAGCCCGTCCACGGTGTGGTCTCCCATGTGCCCGATGCGGATGGTGGTCTCCTTCAGCGGCCCGTAGCCGCCCCCGATCGTCCAGCCGCGCTCCTTCAGCCGCTTCACGATCTCCGGCGCCGGCACCGGGCCGTCGACGGAGATCGTCGTCACCGTGGGCGAGCGGCACCCCTCGGGGGCGAAGAGGGAGAGGCCGAGCGCGGGGCCCCGCTCCTCGACCCACCCCCAGCAGCGCCGGGCCATCGCCCAGTGGCGCCCGGCGCGGCACTCGACGCCCTCGGCCTCGATGCGGCGCATCTGCTCGGCGAGGGCGTAGACCAGGCTCACGGCGGGGGTGTTGGGCGTCTGGTGCTTCCGCCAGAACCGGTCGAACTCCAGCAGGTCGAAGTACTGCCCGCGCCCGGGCAGCGTCTCCGCGCGCCGCAGCATCCGCTCCGACGCGGCGCCGAAGGCGAGACCCGGCGGCAGCGCCAGCGCCTTCTGCGAGCCGGTCAGCAGGAAGTCGAGCTCCCACGCCTCCGCCTCCACCAGCATCCCGCCGACGCTCGTCACCCCGTCTACCAGGAGGAGGATCTCCTCTCCGGTCTCGACCTCCGCCCGCCGCACGGCCTCGGCGATCTCCGGGAGCGGGTCGAGCACGCCGGTGGAGGTCTCGGAGTGGACGACGGTGACCGCGTCGAAGCCCCCGGCGCGCAGGAGGCGGAAGACCTCGTTGGGGTCGTGGCAGCGGCCCAGCGGCACGTCGTACGTCTCCACCTCGCGCCCGCAGCCGGAGACCAGGTCGCGGTAGCGCTTGCTGAAGGCGCCGTCGACCAGCGAGAGCGCGCGCCGGCGCACGCCGTTCCTCACCGAGGCCTCCATCAGCCCCGTGGCGGAAGAGGAGGAGACCCAGACCGGGCGCGCGGTGCGGAAGACCGCGCGCAGCACGGGGTCGATCTCGGCGAAGATGCGGGACATCTCGCTCCCGCGGTGCCCGATCACGGGCCGGGTCATCGCCGCCAGGACCTCGGGGCGGACCTCGGTGGGGCCGGGGAGGAAGAAGCGGCCGAACATCGGGTGCGTGAGTGCGAAAGTGCGAGAGTGCGAAAGTACGGGGTACGAGGTACGGAGTACGGAACCCCGCGCCCGCCCCGGTCCGGGGGGATTCTGCGCAATCCGGTGGTCCGGCGAAACCCCCTCTACGGAGAGTCCGCCCCTGCCCGGTCGAACGGGCGGGGCGGACTCCGCGTGAAGAGAGCGCTTCGGCTGCTTCATTTCTATGCCGAATTCGAAAAACAGCAGGCCTCACGCAGAGTCAGCAGAGTCAGCAGAGTCAGCAGAGAAACCCCTCCGCTGACTCTGTTGGCTCTGTGTGAGAAAAGTCTGCCGCCAGACTCGGTATCATCCGCTTCCCCCGCTTTTCGCCGGCAGAGCGTCGCCGCGGCGCAGGAGGCCGGCCCACTCGCTCCGGAGGAGGCGCGCGCGATCGTCCTCCGTGGCGGCGAGGGCCAGGACGGGGGCCAGGCTCTCGCTCGCGATCACCACGTCGGCGCCGGCGGCCACGGGGGCGCGCCAGGCCACGCCCATGTACGCGGCGAAGGCGTCCACCGCGGGGCGGGCCTCCAGGTCCGTCGCGCCGTCGCCCACCAGCAGCACGGGGCGGGGGAGGGTCCAGGCGCCGAGCACCGCCGCCTTGCCCCCGCTGCGCGCCAGCGGCGAGGCGCGCTCGAAGCCGGCGTACGCGCCGTCGGCGGCGAAGTCGATCCCCACGGCGGCCACGTCTCCCGAGCCGAGCCCCAGCGTGCGGGCGACGGCCTCGACGGGCGGGCGCAGGCCGCCGGAGACCACGCGCACCGTCTTCCCCAGCCAGAGGAGCGCGGCGACCACCTCGCGCGCGTCGGGGACCAGCGCGGCCACGTACTCGCGCCCCAGCGCCTCCACCCGCTCGCGCGTGGGGCGGATGACCTCCAGCCGGCGGCCGTAGACGTCTTCCAGCGCCACCGTGCCGTTCATCGCCGCCTCGGTGAGCGCGGCGATCTCGGCGGCGTGCGGGCCGGCCAGTTCGTCGATCCCCTCGATGCGCGCCAGGGTGGAGTCGCAGTCGAAGACGACGGAGGCGAAGCCGCGGGTCATGCGCCGGAGCCTCGCCCGGGAGGAAGGGCGAATGAATTCGCGGCAACGACCACACGAAGTCCGCCTGCGCGGACTCCCGGCTTCGCAGTGGGGGCGGGGGCGGTGCGCGGAGCCGGGTCCGGAGCCGGGAATGGCGCCACTACTCGACCTCCGGCTTGTCGGGCGCGCGGTCGAGGCCGGCGGGGAGGGTGAGGCGGAAGACGGAGCCCCTGCCCAGCTCGGAGCGCACGGTGACGTCGCCGCCCAGGCGCCGGGCCAGCTGGCGCGAGAGCGCCAGGCCGATGCCGGTGCCGCCGTAGCGCCGCGTGGCCGAGCCGTCCACCTGGCGGAACTCGTCGAAGATCCGCTCCTGGTCGTCCTCGGCGATCCCGATCCCCGTGTCCTCCACCTCCCACACCACCTGGTGGCGCGCGTCGCCGCCGGAGCGCGCCTCCTCGGTCCACGGGGAGCCGCTGGCCATGCGCACCCTGAGCTCCACCCGGCCCTCGGGGGTGAACTTGCAGGCGTTGGACACCAGGTTGCGCAGCACGCGGATGGCCAGCGTGGGGTCGGTGCGCACCGGCACCGAGGCGTCGGGCGCCTCCACCTTGAGCTCCACGCCCGCCGGCGGCCGGGTGCCCGCGGCCGCCGCGTGCAGGAGCGCCACCGCGTCGCACGTCTCCGGCTCGGGGGCCAGGCGGCCGAGCTGCAGGCGGGTGAGGTCCAGCAGGTCGTCGATCAGGGCCAGGAGCTGGTTGCCGGCGTCCTCGATCTTCTGCACCTCCTGCCGCTGGTCTTCGGTGAGGGTCCCGGAGATCTGCTCCTTGAGCAGGTAGGTGTAGCCCAGGATGGCGGTGAGCGGGGTGCGCAGCTCGTGCGAGACGTTGGCCTGGAACTCGGCCTTGAGCCGGCGCGCCTCCTCGGCCTCGCGGTAGCGCGCCTCCAGCTCCACGTTCTGCGCCCGCAGCAGGGTGTTGGCGCGGGTGAGGTCCTCGATCAGGTGCGCCTTCTCGGCGGTGGCCGCGAGCTGGTCGGCCACCAGGCGCAGGAGGCTCCTGTCGTGCTCGGCCAGCGCGCCGGGCTCGCGGAAGTAGAAGGTGATCGCCCCCTCGGGACGGTCCCCCTGCTCCAGGGGGAGGGAGACCGAGGCGGCGAAGTCGAGCTCGCGGGCCACCTCCCACCAGTCGGCGAGCGCGGGGTCGGCGAAGACGTCGGCCACTTCCACCAGGCGGTCCTCGGCCACGGCGACGCCGGTGGGGCCGGCGCCCACGCGCACGCGCATCTCGCCCAGGAAGTCCTCGTACTCGGGGGGCCAGTTCCAGGCGGCGGCCAGGCGCAGCACGTGGGACCCCTCGCGCAGGTACACCGAGGCGAAGGCCGCCCCCAGGAGCGGGGAAACGCGCTCCAGCGCAAGGCGATACACCTCGTCGGGGGTGGCGGCGGTCAGGAAGGCGTGGGTGATCTCGCGCGCCGCCTGTAGCTCGCGCAGCAGGGTGTCGGCGCCGGGAATCGGCGCGGCTGCTGTAAATTCGGGCAACTTCGGTCCTTGACGGATGCGGGACGGGGTTCTACAGTATCTTCCGCGAACGGCGCCGCCGTTTGGGTTCACCCCTCAAACTCACCCCCTAGACAGGAGCTCCGAGGTGAACAAATCCGAGCTAGTCCAGCAGCTGGCCAGCCGCGCCGACCTGAGCCGGGCCGAGGCCGCCCGCGCCGTCGATGCCCTGTTCTCGGTGGAGGACGGCATCATCGCGTCGTGCCTGCGCGGCGGGGACAAGGTCCAGATCACCGGCTTCGGCAGCTTCGAGGCGAAGCGCCGCGAGGCCCGCAAGGGACGCAACCCCCGCACCGGCAAGGAGATCAACATCGCGCCCTCGACCAGCGCCTCGTTCCGCGTCGGCAAGAGCCTGAAGGACTCCTTCGGCCGCGGCACCAGCTGACCGGACCCCGCCGGGAACCCACGAAAGAGCCACGGCCCCGCCGTGGCTCTCGCCGTTCGGGGCCCGTCCGGCACGCTTCGCGCGGGCCGTCGGCGACGAGCACCGGGGGTTTCAACCAGGCCTGACCGACTGACGATGGCGCGCGGGAGGCGTCCGGGGCCGGGCGGGCCGGCGTGGGGGAGCGTGCACCCCCTGCTGGACCTGCACGGGATGACCGGCGGCGAGGCGCGGCTCAGGGCCGAGAGCTGGCTGCGGGCCCGCCAGGCCGACGGAGTGCGCACCGTGGTGGTGGTCACCGGCCGCGGCAACCGCTCCGGGGGGCTCCCCGTGCTGCGCGGCGAGGTGGGCGACCTGCTGGAGCGCCTCGCCGGCACGGTGGTGGCCGCCTGGGAGGCGGTGGACGGCGGCGGCGGCTTCCGCGTGACGCTCCGCCGCCTGGAGCCGCCCCCGGCCGCCTCCGGCATCGGCGCCCCGCCGCGCGGCCTGGACCCCGCGCTGGTGCGCCGGGCCGAGGAGGCGCTCTGGGAGCTGGGGATCGCCCCCACTCCCGCGCTCATCCAGGCCGAGGTGCGGCGGATCCTGGCCGAGGAGGGCGGCGGGTGACAAGTGCGAAGTGCCCAGTGCCCAGTGCCCAGTGCCCAGTGCCCAGTGCCCAGTGCCCAGTGGGCGGGGCGAAGGGTAGTCGGGAGAGCGGGCGGCGCGCAAGCATGTTTGCGCCCCGCCCGCTCTTTCTGCCGCAGCCCGCCTTTTCCGGCGGGGAGCCGGTCCGCGGAAGGTGCGTTCGCGGTTGCATGAGGGATGCGCGCCCGGAGGGCCGGGACGCCGCCGCCACAGGGGTATCGTGGCGGCGGTGGCCCGGCGCCGTTGGGCACAGTTGTATCGTGCCCTACGGCGCGCGCAGCCCGGCCCGGAGCGCAGCGGAGGGACATGCCCGAATCCGTAGTCGCAGTTCCCTGGAATCGTCCCGTCCACGGCAACACATCGACTCGACGCAGTGCTTGTGTACGGGGAATGTTTCGTGCAGGGTGTGACGCGCGGCACTTTCGTGCCTCCTCAGAGCCAACATCGCGCAAGTCCCGGAGCGTCGTCTCTCCGTTTTTCCTCCGGCCGCGCACCCGGCCCGGTGCGCGCCTCACGGTCCGTACAACGGGAGGTCGGTCATGGGGATCCTGGAACGTGCGATCAACGCGGTCACGGGGAAGGCAGACCCCGCGGCCAACGCCGCCGCCGCCCACGCCCGCGGGTTGAGCCGCGAAGAGGTGGAGCGCCGCCTGGCCGGCAACGGCGACCGCTCGCTCTCCCGGCTCGACCTGACCGGCGCCGACCTTTCCGGGATGGACCTGGAGGGGGTGGACCTGAGCGGCGCGCAGCTGCGCAACGTGAACCTCACGGGCGCCAACCTGAGCGGCGCCAACCTGACCTCGGCGTGCCTCTGCAACACCGACCTCGGCCGCGCCCGGCTGGCCAACGCGGTGCTGCGCGACGCCAGCAGCGTGCGCACCGGGGCGCTGAGCCCGATGAAGCTGGAGGGGGCCGACCTCTCGGGCGCCGACCTCACCGGGGCGGAGCTGACGAAGGCGAACCTGCGCGGCGCCACCTTCGCGGGGGCGGTGCTGGACGAGGCGGGGATGGGCCACGCCGACCTGCGCGGGGCGCGCCTGCAGGGGGCGTCCCTGCGCGGGGCCAACCTGCGCCACGCCCAGCTGGACGAGGCCACCTTCTCGGGCGCCGTCCTGGACACGGCGGACCTGACGCGCGCTACCTGCCGGGGCGCCAACTTCTCGGAGGCCTCGCTGGTGCGCGCGAACCTGACGGGCACGGTGCTGGAGGGCGCCGACCTCTCCGGCGCGGTGCTGCGCGAGGCGTCGCTGGACGGGGTGGTGCTGCGCGGCACCACCCTGCGCGGCGCGGTGTTCGCGGGCGCCGACCTGGACGGGGTGAACCTGGAGGGCGCCGACACCGGGGGCGCCGACTTCGCGGGCGCCCACAACTGGCGCGGCGCGACGGCGGCCTCCGCGTAGTCCCACGCGTTTTCGCCCGAAGCGAGATCCCCCGGCCGCTCCGATCGAGGCCGGGGGATTTGCGTTCCGCCGGACTGCGAATGCCGGTCGCGAGCGCCGCGGCGCGACGGGCGCGAGCGGCTGAAGCCGCCCGCTGGAACTACGGAAAGCCTCGCAAACCCCGCGAGGCTTCAACTGCGCAAACCTTCCCCCCGTGCGCGGTTCCGTTGCGCGAAGCGCCGAGGTGTTTCCCCTCTCCCGCAGTCTGGGAGAGGGGAGCGTGGCCCCTGGTCGTGAGGAACGAACGACCGGGGTCGCGCGGGGGAGAGGGCCCCCGGCGGCAGCGCCGCCGGCCGGTCGAGGCCTGCCTCGACCCTACGGATTCCGAGCCGCAGCAAGCCGCCGCACTTCGCACCTCGCACTTCGCACCGAACGCAGGAAGGCCCGCCCCGGCGCACCGGAGCGGGCCCTTCGCGATCGATTTGCGGAGTAGACCGAACCGTCAGGTCTGGAACCCGCTCACCAGCTCGCGCATGCGCTCGGCGGCATGCAGCAGCTCCATGCTGGAGGCCGACATCTGCTCGGTGGCGGCGGACTGCTCCTCGGCGGCCGCCGAGACTTCCTGGGCGCTGGCGGCGTGGCTCTCGGAGGTGCCCGACACCTCGGCCACCGCCCGCTCCACCCCCTCCATGGCCGCGGTGTTGCGCACCACCGCCACCTCCACCTGGTGCGCGGCCTGCCGCACCCCGTCCACCGCCGCCAGGATCTGCTCCAGCGCCTGGTCGGCGCCCTTGGAGACGTGCTCCACGTCGGCCACCTTCTCCTGCCCCTTCCCCATCGTCCCCACCACCCCCTCGATGCGCGAGCGGATGGCGTGCACGTTCTGCGCGACCTCCTGGGCGGCGCGCGCGCTCCCCTCGGCCAGCTTGCGCACCTCCTCGGCGACCACCGCGAAGCCGCGGCCGTGCTCGCCCGCGCGCGCCGCCTCGATGGCCGCGTTCAGCGCCAGCAGGTTGGTCTGCCGCGCGATCCCCGTGATCGTCTCCACGAAGCGGTCGATCTGGGTGGAGCTCTCGGCCAGGTCGCCCACCTGGTTGGCCGAGGCCTGCACCACGTCGCGGATCTCCACCAGGCGGGCCAGCGCCGTCGACACCTCCTGGCGGCTCCGGGTGGCCACCTCGGAGATCTCGGCGGTGAGCGAGCCCACCTGCCGGCTGGCGCTGGCGATCTCCTGCGTGCGCGCCTTCATCTCGTCCAGCGCCTCCTGCGTGGCCGTGAGCCCCGCGCTCTGGCTCTCGGCGCCGCTGGCGATCCCCACCATGGCGGTGGCCACCTCGCCGCTCGATGCCGCCACCTCCTCGCTGATGCTGGAGAGGTCGCTGGCGAAGGTGGAGATGCGCTCGGCGGTGGAGACCGTCTCGCCCACGATGGTGCGCAGCTGCCCCGCCATCCCGCTGAACGCGCCGGCCAGCGCGGCGAACTCGCCCGTCATCCCGCCGTTCAGGCTCACGCGCAGGTCGCCCTGCCCCAGCCGCTCGGCGGCGCTCACCAGGTCGCCCAGCGGGCGGGTGATGCCGCGGATGGTGGTGAGGATGAGCGCCGCCGCCACCAGCGCGGCGCCCACGGCCAGCGCCAGCAGGATCAGCTCGGCGTTCCTCGCGTCCTTCTTGAGCGCGGCCGAGGCCACGGCCACCTTCTCGGCCTGCGCGGAGCTGATCGCGCGGATCTCGCGCTGCAGCTCCTGGGTGCGCGGGCGCACGGCGGCCAGGCGGCCGAGCGCCCCCGCCGCGTCGCCCACGTCGCGCTGGGCGTGGGCCAGCGCGTACTCCACCTCGATGGCCGAGTGCAGCCCCTCGACCGCCACCACCCGCTGCTGCTCGGCGGGGGTGAGGTCGCTCAGGTCCTTGTACTGGCGCCGCTGCTCGTGCGCCTGCCGCCCGTAGTCGGAGAACTGCTGCGCGATCTGCGGCGAGGGGGTCACCAGGTAGCGCTCGCCGGCGGCGATCTGGTTGAGGATCAGCGACTCCAGCGAGCTGCCGATCTCGGTGCTCCGGCGCAGCGTCCCCAGGCGCTCGTCCATCTGCCGGCCCAGGTTGGTCACGGTGAAGAAGCTCACCACCGCGCCCAGCGCGATCAGCAGCACCAGCCCCAGGCCGCCCCACAGCAGGCGGTCGCGGATGGAGCGGAAGAAGACCCGCCGCCGGTGCGGCGCGGCGTGCGGCCGCCCGGCCCCCTCGCGGGGGTCGGGCGAGTCGGGGGCCTCGGGGAGGAGTGGCGGCCGGACCAGGGTCGTGCTCATCGGTTCGCCCGGGTAAGCTGGAGGGTCCCGTTCTGGATGCTGCCGACGGCGAACGCCTTCTGCAGCGGGTCGCCGTTGTCGTCGAAGCGGATGGTCCCGGTGGCGCCCACGAACGGCTCGGGGCCGCCCTCCTGCCCCAGGCGCCGCAGGTAGCGCTGGATCCCTTCGCGCGTGGGGCCGTTGGCGCCGGCCGCGGCGGCCAGGAGCTTCACCGCGTCGTAGGCGGCCGCCGCGAAGGGGTCGGCCTCGGCGTTGTACGCGCGCCGGTACGCCTCGGCGAAGGCGCGGGCCGGGTCGCTGGCGTCGCGGTGGTAGAGGAGCCCCACCAGGGTGCCCTCGTAGGCGGGGCCCTTGCTCTTGAGCGGCTCCAGCCCGTCGCCGCCGATGAAGCGCGCGGCCAGCCCGATCCCGCGCGCCTGGGCGATGATGCGCGCCGCGCTGCCGTCGAGCCCCGCCACGAACACCATCCCCACCCCGCGCCGCTGGATGCGCTTGAGGTAGGGGGTGAAGTCCCGGGTGTCTTCCAGGTAGGGGTCGATCTCGGGGACCTGGCCGCCGTCCTTGAGCAGCGCGCCGCGGAAGGCGGCGGCCAGGCCGCGGCCGTAGTCGTCGTTGCTGTACAGCACGGCCACGGCGGGGGCGGCGGCGCGCGCCACGCGGGCGAGCTCCACGGCGTTGGCCGAGTCGCTGGAGGCCACGCGGAACACCCAGTCGCCCAGGCGCGAGACGTCGGGGCTGGTGGCGGTGGTGGCAAGCACGGGGAGGGTGAGGCCCGCGAGCTCGTCGGTCTCGCCGTTGTAGAGCGGGCCGCTGGCCATGGTGGTGCCGGAGTTCACCGGCCCGGCGAGCGCCACCACCCGGGGGTCGCGCAGCAGCTCGGCGGCGATGGCGATGGCCTTGTTCTTGTCGGCGCCGTCGTCGCGCAGCTCCAGCCGGAGCGAGTCGCCGCGGATGCCGCCGGCGGCGTTGATCTCCCGGACGGCCAGCTCGGCGCCGCGGCGGGTGGAGGCGCCGTAGTCCTGCTCGAGCGGCGCGGCCAGCGCGAACACCACCTGGCCGCCGCCGCCCCGGCCGCACGCGGCCAGGAGGAGCGCGGGAGCGAGCGCCAGCAGGGCCCGGCGCACGGGCGCGTGGGGCCGCGGCGCAGGGGCGCGGCGGTGGGTCGGGAGCATGGATGGGCCGGGGAGCACAAGGTGGAGAGGATGCCGCATACTACGTTGTACGCACGGGACTTGTCAACGCCCGCCACTTTGCCCGCGCTCGAGAACGAGGGCGGCGGGCGCAAGCGTGGGGAGTTGCCGCGGACAGAAGCCCGGTGCCGTCGACGGGGGAACGGTGGGGACGCGAGGACGCGGCCTGCGCGGACGACGTTCGGGAGAGAGAGCGAACTCTAGGGCACGCGACGGGCGTTGTCAACGCTCCGTTGCCCGCCCGCGCCCCTCCGGCTACGTTGCGGCCACGCCATGCGATGCGCCGTTCCGGCGTGGCGGCCGGGGAGACGGGCGTTTCCGGAGGCGTTCGCCGGATCCGCCGTGAGGGGAGGCACCGGCGCGGCGGCGGGGGCCCTCACCCGCCGCCCGAGAGCGGCAACCCTCTCCCAACTTCGGGAGAGGGTGGACTTTACGGGGATCTCGGGGCGGGTGGCGGGTGGTTCGTAGGGGCGAGGCATGCCGTGCCGAGGCCGCCTCCGCACGGACTCGCGTGCTCGCCCCTGCGACACCCCGGCGCCTCGCGCGACGAAACCCCGCGTGAGGGATGCGCGCCCGGAGGGCCGGGACGACGCCGCCACAGGGGGTATCGTGGCGGCGGCGGCCCGGCGCGGTTGGGCACGGTCGTATCGTGCCCTACCGCGCGCGCAGCCCGGCCCGGAGCGCAGCGGAGGGACACGCCCAGAACCGCAGTGCGAAGTGCGAGGTGCGAAGTGCGAAGTTCGCCGGAAGCGATGACTTTCTACTCATGAGCGGGATGAGCGGGCACGAGGACG includes:
- a CDS encoding pentapeptide repeat-containing protein; this translates as MGILERAINAVTGKADPAANAAAAHARGLSREEVERRLAGNGDRSLSRLDLTGADLSGMDLEGVDLSGAQLRNVNLTGANLSGANLTSACLCNTDLGRARLANAVLRDASSVRTGALSPMKLEGADLSGADLTGAELTKANLRGATFAGAVLDEAGMGHADLRGARLQGASLRGANLRHAQLDEATFSGAVLDTADLTRATCRGANFSEASLVRANLTGTVLEGADLSGAVLREASLDGVVLRGTTLRGAVFAGADLDGVNLEGADTGGADFAGAHNWRGATAASA
- a CDS encoding HAD-IB family phosphatase → MTRGFASVVFDCDSTLARIEGIDELAGPHAAEIAALTEAAMNGTVALEDVYGRRLEVIRPTRERVEALGREYVAALVPDAREVVAALLWLGKTVRVVSGGLRPPVEAVARTLGLGSGDVAAVGIDFAADGAYAGFERASPLARSGGKAAVLGAWTLPRPVLLVGDGATDLEARPAVDAFAAYMGVAWRAPVAAGADVVIASESLAPVLALAATEDDRARLLRSEWAGLLRRGDALPAKSGGSG
- a CDS encoding methyl-accepting chemotaxis protein, which gives rise to MSTTLVRPPLLPEAPDSPDPREGAGRPHAAPHRRRVFFRSIRDRLLWGGLGLVLLIALGAVVSFFTVTNLGRQMDERLGTLRRSTEIGSSLESLILNQIAAGERYLVTPSPQIAQQFSDYGRQAHEQRRQYKDLSDLTPAEQQRVVAVEGLHSAIEVEYALAHAQRDVGDAAGALGRLAAVRPRTQELQREIRAISSAQAEKVAVASAALKKDARNAELILLALAVGAALVAAALILTTIRGITRPLGDLVSAAERLGQGDLRVSLNGGMTGEFAALAGAFSGMAGQLRTIVGETVSTAERISTFASDLSSISEEVAASSGEVATAMVGIASGAESQSAGLTATQEALDEMKARTQEIASASRQVGSLTAEISEVATRSRQEVSTALARLVEIRDVVQASANQVGDLAESSTQIDRFVETITGIARQTNLLALNAAIEAARAGEHGRGFAVVAEEVRKLAEGSARAAQEVAQNVHAIRSRIEGVVGTMGKGQEKVADVEHVSKGADQALEQILAAVDGVRQAAHQVEVAVVRNTAAMEGVERAVAEVSGTSESHAASAQEVSAAAEEQSAATEQMSASSMELLHAAERMRELVSGFQT
- a CDS encoding HU family DNA-binding protein codes for the protein MNKSELVQQLASRADLSRAEAARAVDALFSVEDGIIASCLRGGDKVQITGFGSFEAKRREARKGRNPRTGKEINIAPSTSASFRVGKSLKDSFGRGTS
- a CDS encoding ATP-binding protein, translating into MPEFTAAAPIPGADTLLRELQAAREITHAFLTAATPDEVYRLALERVSPLLGAAFASVYLREGSHVLRLAAAWNWPPEYEDFLGEMRVRVGAGPTGVAVAEDRLVEVADVFADPALADWWEVARELDFAASVSLPLEQGDRPEGAITFYFREPGALAEHDRSLLRLVADQLAATAEKAHLIEDLTRANTLLRAQNVELEARYREAEEARRLKAEFQANVSHELRTPLTAILGYTYLLKEQISGTLTEDQRQEVQKIEDAGNQLLALIDDLLDLTRLQLGRLAPEPETCDAVALLHAAAAGTRPPAGVELKVEAPDASVPVRTDPTLAIRVLRNLVSNACKFTPEGRVELRVRMASGSPWTEEARSGGDARHQVVWEVEDTGIGIAEDDQERIFDEFRQVDGSATRRYGGTGIGLALSRQLARRLGGDVTVRSELGRGSVFRLTLPAGLDRAPDKPEVE
- a CDS encoding Smr/MutS family protein yields the protein MARGRRPGPGGPAWGSVHPLLDLHGMTGGEARLRAESWLRARQADGVRTVVVVTGRGNRSGGLPVLRGEVGDLLERLAGTVVAAWEAVDGGGGFRVTLRRLEPPPAASGIGAPPRGLDPALVRRAEEALWELGIAPTPALIQAEVRRILAEEGGG
- a CDS encoding ABC transporter substrate-binding protein; translated protein: MLPTHRRAPAPRPHAPVRRALLALAPALLLAACGRGGGGQVVFALAAPLEQDYGASTRRGAELAVREINAAGGIRGDSLRLELRDDGADKNKAIAIAAELLRDPRVVALAGPVNSGTTMASGPLYNGETDELAGLTLPVLATTATSPDVSRLGDWVFRVASSDSANAVELARVARAAAPAVAVLYSNDDYGRGLAAAFRGALLKDGGQVPEIDPYLEDTRDFTPYLKRIQRRGVGMVFVAGLDGSAARIIAQARGIGLAARFIGGDGLEPLKSKGPAYEGTLVGLLYHRDASDPARAFAEAYRRAYNAEADPFAAAAYDAVKLLAAAAGANGPTREGIQRYLRRLGQEGGPEPFVGATGTIRFDDNGDPLQKAFAVGSIQNGTLQLTRANR
- a CDS encoding alanine--glyoxylate aminotransferase family protein, with the translated sequence MFGRFFLPGPTEVRPEVLAAMTRPVIGHRGSEMSRIFAEIDPVLRAVFRTARPVWVSSSSATGLMEASVRNGVRRRALSLVDGAFSKRYRDLVSGCGREVETYDVPLGRCHDPNEVFRLLRAGGFDAVTVVHSETSTGVLDPLPEIAEAVRRAEVETGEEILLLVDGVTSVGGMLVEAEAWELDFLLTGSQKALALPPGLAFGAASERMLRRAETLPGRGQYFDLLEFDRFWRKHQTPNTPAVSLVYALAEQMRRIEAEGVECRAGRHWAMARRCWGWVEERGPALGLSLFAPEGCRSPTVTTISVDGPVPAPEIVKRLKERGWTIGGGYGPLKETTIRIGHMGDHTVDGLDALLAEIEEVLG